In one Pseudomonas purpurea genomic region, the following are encoded:
- a CDS encoding ABC transporter substrate-binding protein, which translates to MTHSPFLHRACRAVRLSLLPLGLLIAGSVSAATVTDLAGRQVEVPAKVDRILLGEGRMIYSLSLLEGKNPFARLAGWQGDFRGLDVQGYAAYRQQFPEADDVPLVGGTSADTFSVEKALAVHPDLAIMALSGGHGPSPDSEAVKQLEAAGVAVVFVDFSDHPLSNTVPSMRVLGQALGREQQADAFIDFYQQSLATVSETLAKAQAPVPRPKIFIDMLAGLQDCCGSPGTGNFGEMITLAGGENIGAGRIPGPIGVLNVEYILSSEPQVYVATGVFAAGQGGVTLGYAATDKQARDSLRQVAHRAPLNELRAVREGNVHGLWHIFYDSPEHLIAVQALAKWLHPQLFAQLDPEKTRAELYRRFMPIPASGVFTTSLEQ; encoded by the coding sequence ATGACTCACTCCCCGTTCCTGCACCGCGCCTGCCGCGCCGTGCGCTTGAGCCTGCTGCCGCTGGGTTTGCTGATCGCTGGCAGTGTCAGCGCCGCCACCGTCACGGACCTCGCCGGACGGCAGGTCGAGGTGCCCGCCAAGGTCGACCGCATCCTGCTGGGCGAAGGCCGGATGATCTACTCGCTGTCGTTGCTGGAAGGCAAAAACCCGTTTGCCCGCCTGGCCGGTTGGCAAGGGGATTTCCGCGGGCTCGACGTGCAAGGCTACGCCGCCTATCGCCAGCAGTTTCCCGAGGCCGACGACGTGCCATTGGTGGGCGGCACCTCGGCGGACACCTTCAGCGTCGAAAAAGCCCTGGCGGTGCACCCGGACCTGGCCATCATGGCCCTGAGCGGCGGCCATGGCCCGAGCCCCGACAGTGAAGCGGTCAAACAGCTGGAGGCTGCCGGGGTCGCCGTGGTGTTCGTCGACTTCAGCGACCATCCTTTGAGCAACACCGTGCCCAGCATGCGCGTACTCGGCCAGGCCCTGGGCCGCGAGCAGCAAGCCGACGCCTTTATCGACTTCTACCAGCAATCTCTGGCGACCGTCAGCGAGACTCTCGCCAAGGCGCAGGCCCCCGTGCCACGCCCGAAAATCTTCATCGACATGCTCGCCGGGCTGCAGGATTGCTGTGGCTCACCGGGCACCGGCAATTTCGGTGAAATGATCACCCTGGCCGGTGGCGAGAACATTGGCGCAGGGCGAATTCCCGGGCCGATCGGCGTGTTGAACGTCGAGTACATTCTGTCCAGCGAACCGCAGGTGTACGTCGCCACCGGGGTGTTCGCCGCAGGCCAGGGTGGTGTGACCCTGGGCTACGCCGCCACCGACAAACAGGCCCGCGACAGCTTGCGGCAAGTGGCCCATCGGGCACCGTTGAACGAACTGCGGGCGGTGCGCGAAGGCAACGTGCATGGCCTCTGGCATATTTTCTATGACTCCCCCGAACACCTGATCGCCGTCCAGGCGTTGGCCAAATGGCTGCATCCGCAACTGTTCGCGCAACTCGACCCCGAGAAGACCCGCGCCGAACTGTATCGACGCTTCATGCCGATTCCGGCCAGCGGCGTGTTCACCACGAGCCTTGAGCAATGA
- a CDS encoding DUF2750 domain-containing protein — MNHHKTRNILTLESKARGDYFIRKVADFEVVWGLFDNGWATAKTAELTTIPFWPEENFAALCANLEWSGFSPRLITLHDFLTGWLPGMQADGRICQVFPTPDEHGLLIPPQQVLSLMTQELRQYE; from the coding sequence GTGAATCATCATAAAACAAGAAATATTCTTACACTTGAATCGAAAGCCAGAGGTGATTATTTCATTCGAAAAGTGGCAGATTTCGAGGTGGTCTGGGGGTTGTTCGACAACGGTTGGGCGACGGCTAAAACCGCGGAGCTGACAACCATTCCATTCTGGCCTGAAGAAAACTTCGCAGCCCTTTGCGCCAATCTTGAATGGAGCGGATTCAGCCCGCGCCTCATTACCTTGCACGACTTTCTGACTGGGTGGCTTCCCGGAATGCAGGCTGACGGTAGAATTTGCCAGGTTTTTCCGACACCTGATGAGCACGGATTATTGATTCCGCCACAGCAAGTTCTGAGTTTGATGACGCAAGAACTGCGTCAATACGAGTAG
- a CDS encoding response regulator transcription factor, whose protein sequence is MTDLILLEDEPVLAQELGEFLEESGYRTQTVTTLAAFEQCFDTQRHHLAIIDLGLPDGDGLQLIRRLRQSGHRLGIVVLTARDTTPERIAGLGEGADHYLGKGCDLDELAAVLDSLKRRLDLDRDEQPWRLDVGPRRLLVPGAGPVRLSQQDLLVLQCLMQRAPENVSRQAIIEALGEDFLGYDQRRLDTQMRRLRRNIEAFSGHALPVKTLRNAGYCFYATAVINT, encoded by the coding sequence ATGACTGACCTGATCCTGCTTGAAGATGAACCCGTACTGGCCCAGGAACTGGGGGAGTTTCTTGAAGAAAGTGGCTATCGCACCCAGACCGTCACCACGCTGGCGGCGTTCGAGCAATGCTTCGACACCCAACGCCATCACCTGGCGATCATCGACCTTGGGCTGCCCGATGGCGATGGTCTGCAACTGATTCGTCGCTTGCGCCAGTCGGGTCATCGGCTGGGCATTGTGGTGCTGACAGCGCGCGACACCACGCCGGAAAGGATCGCGGGTCTGGGCGAGGGGGCCGATCACTATCTCGGCAAGGGCTGCGACCTGGACGAATTGGCGGCCGTGCTGGATTCGCTCAAGCGACGCCTGGACCTGGACCGCGACGAACAGCCCTGGCGGCTTGACGTCGGGCCGCGGCGTCTGTTGGTGCCGGGTGCCGGCCCCGTGCGTCTCTCGCAGCAGGACTTGCTGGTGCTTCAATGCCTGATGCAGCGGGCTCCCGAAAATGTCAGTCGCCAAGCCATCATCGAGGCGCTGGGGGAAGACTTCCTGGGATATGACCAGCGCCGTCTCGACACACAGATGCGCCGACTGCGCCGCAACATCGAGGCGTTCTCCGGCCACGCGCTTCCGGTCAAAACCCTGCGCAACGCCGGTTATTGCTTTTACGCGACGGCGGTCATCAATACCTGA
- a CDS encoding MFS transporter, producing MNSTQDTAERQQPANAAATNFDLRPLLLANMACTMAMMAFVSLIGPIARVLGLATWQAGAAVTVSGVVWMLLARQWGRASDRLGRRRVLLLGTGGFTLAYWALCVFIDTSLHLLPTALLAFVGLMLGRGLIGVFYAAIPVGGYALIADNIEPHHRARAMASLGAANAVGLVLGPAVAALLARQSLSLPLYVMAVLPLLAFLVLFLRLKHQVLHLKQPPRPVRLGDPRLRRPLVVAFVAMLCVSIAQITVGFYALDKLGMTPANAARTAGIALTMVGVALICSQLVVRKLEWPPLRMIRIGATVAAVGFAGSTLADTDWALWACFFVSAAGMGWIFPAFAALAANAVDAAEQGATAGSVGAAQGLGVVIGPLAGTLIYAVEPRLPYLVAAVLLLVIACWPVQLPREHE from the coding sequence ATGAACAGCACCCAAGACACCGCAGAACGGCAACAACCGGCCAACGCAGCGGCCACAAACTTCGACCTGCGTCCGCTGCTGTTGGCCAACATGGCATGCACCATGGCGATGATGGCTTTCGTCTCGCTGATCGGTCCCATCGCCCGGGTGCTGGGACTCGCCACGTGGCAAGCCGGGGCGGCGGTGACGGTGTCGGGGGTGGTCTGGATGCTGCTGGCCCGGCAGTGGGGCCGGGCCAGTGATCGCCTGGGGCGGCGTCGCGTGCTGCTGCTCGGCACCGGCGGGTTTACCCTGGCGTACTGGGCGCTGTGCGTGTTTATCGACACGTCATTGCACCTGCTGCCAACGGCCCTACTGGCGTTTGTCGGACTGATGCTCGGGCGCGGTTTGATTGGCGTTTTCTACGCGGCCATTCCCGTGGGTGGCTACGCGTTGATTGCCGACAACATCGAGCCGCACCATCGCGCACGCGCCATGGCCTCACTCGGTGCGGCGAATGCCGTCGGCCTGGTACTCGGCCCGGCAGTGGCAGCCCTGCTGGCGCGACAAAGCCTGAGCCTGCCGCTGTATGTGATGGCGGTGTTGCCGCTGCTGGCGTTCCTGGTGTTGTTCTTGCGGCTCAAGCATCAGGTGCTGCACCTCAAACAACCGCCACGCCCCGTACGCCTGGGGGACCCGCGCCTGCGGCGGCCACTGGTGGTCGCTTTCGTGGCCATGCTGTGCGTGTCCATCGCCCAAATCACTGTTGGTTTCTATGCCCTGGACAAACTCGGCATGACGCCCGCCAATGCCGCCCGCACTGCGGGCATCGCCCTGACCATGGTCGGCGTGGCGTTGATCTGCTCGCAACTGGTGGTGCGCAAACTCGAATGGCCGCCGCTGCGGATGATCCGCATCGGTGCGACCGTGGCCGCCGTCGGGTTCGCCGGCAGTACGCTGGCCGACACCGACTGGGCGTTGTGGGCATGCTTCTTTGTCTCGGCGGCGGGCATGGGCTGGATCTTCCCGGCCTTCGCCGCACTAGCCGCGAATGCCGTGGACGCTGCGGAACAAGGTGCGACTGCCGGTTCCGTCGGCGCGGCCCAAGGCTTGGGAGTGGTCATCGGCCCGCTGGCCGGCACCCTGATCTACGCCGTCGAACCGCGCTTGCCGTACCTGGTGGCCGCCGTGCTTTTGTTAGTGATAGCCTGCTGGCCGGTTCAACTACCACGCGAACACGAATAA
- a CDS encoding iron ABC transporter permease has translation MTLPACETSPTYAGERYRQRHVRRTLVLLGLGLALLVCLAIDITTGPSGMSLSRLLEVLWNPQDMPRVEAVIVWNVRLPYALMAVLVGAALALAGAEMQTVLDNPLASPFTLGVSAAAAFGAALAIVLGLGIPGVPTQYLISANAFVFALASVAVLYLLARWRGFGVESLVLFGIALVFAFNALVALLQFVASQDSLQQLVFWTLGSLARASWEKLAILAVALLICLPFSLRQSWALTALTLGEERARSFGIDVGRLRVLSLLRISLLSALAVSFVGTIGFIGLIAPHIARLLVGEDHRLFLPASVLCGGLILSMASIASKALIPGVLIPVGIVTALVGIPFFMAIVMRNRRGAL, from the coding sequence ATGACGCTGCCGGCCTGCGAAACCTCGCCAACCTACGCCGGCGAGCGCTATCGCCAGCGCCATGTGCGCCGCACGCTGGTGTTGCTCGGGCTTGGACTGGCGTTGCTGGTTTGCCTGGCCATCGACATCACCACCGGTCCTTCCGGGATGAGCCTGTCGCGGCTGCTTGAAGTGCTGTGGAATCCGCAGGACATGCCTCGGGTGGAAGCGGTCATCGTCTGGAACGTGCGCCTGCCCTACGCCTTGATGGCGGTGCTGGTGGGCGCCGCGCTGGCATTGGCCGGGGCAGAAATGCAGACCGTCCTCGACAACCCGCTGGCCAGTCCTTTCACGCTCGGCGTGTCGGCCGCGGCCGCCTTCGGTGCGGCACTGGCGATTGTGCTGGGGCTGGGCATTCCCGGTGTTCCGACGCAATACCTGATCTCGGCCAACGCCTTTGTCTTTGCCCTCGCCTCGGTTGCCGTGCTGTACCTGTTGGCGCGCTGGCGTGGCTTCGGCGTGGAAAGCCTGGTGCTGTTCGGCATTGCCCTGGTGTTTGCGTTCAATGCCTTGGTGGCGTTGCTGCAATTCGTGGCCAGCCAGGACAGCTTGCAACAACTGGTGTTCTGGACCCTCGGCAGCCTGGCCCGCGCCTCTTGGGAAAAACTCGCGATCCTCGCGGTGGCGCTGCTGATCTGCCTGCCGTTTTCCCTGCGCCAGAGCTGGGCCTTGACTGCCCTGACCCTGGGCGAAGAACGCGCCCGCAGCTTCGGCATCGACGTGGGACGCCTGCGTGTACTTTCGTTGCTGCGCATCAGCCTGCTCTCGGCATTGGCCGTGTCGTTCGTCGGCACCATCGGCTTTATCGGACTGATCGCGCCACACATCGCCCGCCTGCTGGTCGGTGAAGACCATCGGCTGTTTCTGCCGGCCAGCGTCCTGTGTGGTGGCCTGATTCTGTCCATGGCCTCGATTGCCAGCAAGGCGTTGATTCCCGGCGTACTGATCCCGGTCGGGATCGTCACCGCGCTGGTGGGCATTCCCTTCTTCATGGCGATTGTCATGCGCAACCGCCGAGGTGCCCTGTGA
- a CDS encoding DUF4265 domain-containing protein, translating to MEKISFRLSVVDDYPPVSTERVWAQKLTSGLFRIRNIPFYIMEVSLDDEVAVEVGTEGEYLFAEVKKESGNSTVRIIFFEAGVSEISAVLAAIVEMGGTWEGMSKRFFAVNVPEGVSLDNMLEFLDVCTEKEWLDYEFGMIRQ from the coding sequence ATGGAAAAAATAAGCTTTAGATTATCGGTTGTTGACGACTATCCGCCGGTGTCCACTGAGCGTGTGTGGGCGCAGAAGTTGACTTCCGGTTTGTTTCGTATAAGAAACATTCCATTTTATATAATGGAGGTCAGTTTGGATGACGAAGTGGCAGTTGAAGTCGGTACGGAGGGCGAATATCTGTTTGCCGAAGTGAAAAAGGAAAGTGGTAACAGCACGGTTCGAATTATCTTTTTCGAGGCAGGCGTATCAGAAATCTCTGCTGTTCTAGCCGCCATTGTTGAAATGGGCGGTACGTGGGAGGGAATGAGTAAAAGATTTTTCGCTGTCAATGTTCCCGAGGGTGTCTCTCTGGATAATATGCTTGAGTTTCTGGATGTTTGTACCGAAAAGGAATGGCTGGATTATGAATTTGGCATGATTCGACAATAG
- a CDS encoding autotransporter domain-containing protein, translating into MNRSYRLIWSQVRQAFVVADEGARSSGKSSISGARLVALAGALFVASSPAMAAVKHCGDQLTFINDVRMGPTCALNQNNAAVLVNNGGGLVVSDTNHSAVWVDALSGAVEGVTIENAGRIESTTNSAIGIGQPSGNPIQVRHIMNMGGDILGNTDAIWIGGNTAVTVGSIENAGRVEGREGALAISGNPDTPTSIGSIVNYAGGVMQGGDFGVGAWGYQDNLVAIGSLENAGTIKGNDGIDLRLVTIGASILNTGRIDAKNTGLTLRELTLKGDLTNRGSISGADGGISVNKSMVAGALNNTGGIESDDSALHVKGSTIVAGINNSGSILTKDDASVVLLDSTVSGLSNSGKISGLAGVASESGSLGFIDNSGTIEGQLNSVWLDGSGATAINAVGDQARFIGDVKAIDASFNVKSGSTFRNEGAIQVAAFNIERGATFLMEEGRSTTRGKDNGIGFEVANDGITVGSGGFNNQGTLALGATSFGSILGNYEQSADGRLKVGVADDQTFGKLLIDGTATLPTNARIEVDVTRPDHAFGVTGMQDIVMARNLVSDGTFAVSDNSLLFNFGAVKNGNSVDLTLTAAAVPVKPVVPPKPVDPVTPDKPVVPVTPDKPVVPVTPDKPVVPVTPDKPVVPVTPDKPVIPVTPPKPDDNLTAEHIVRQMGNSPAYAAARALDQTFAQNPTGDLAANFVGLSTRQQVSEAVTQTLPLLTGSSIGATGSTLSGINRVIQARQDSGRVGLSSGDAPSQENLWIKTFGSWADQDERSGVSGFDANTQGLAIGADAAVSEQARMGVAFAYAKTDVDSHSNIAPQSMQIDTFQLIGYGSYTVAPGTELNVQLDVGQNNNKGKRHMSFADATAKADYTSHNAHAGVSLDHTLRLNDTLTFQPSVRADYTWIADESYREKGADALNLKVDSRDAEALVLGVDGKLDYNVSDSTVLSASAGVGYDVINEQASITSTYAGAPGAAFTTQGLDPSPWLGRAGLGLNHTLDNGTEVSLRYDVETRSAFSNQGVSLKARWAF; encoded by the coding sequence ATGAACAGGTCGTATCGTCTTATTTGGTCCCAGGTACGCCAGGCGTTTGTTGTTGCTGATGAAGGCGCCAGGTCGAGCGGCAAATCCAGTATTAGCGGGGCCCGCCTGGTGGCGCTCGCCGGTGCGCTGTTCGTTGCTTCATCTCCGGCGATGGCCGCGGTCAAGCACTGCGGTGACCAACTCACCTTCATCAATGATGTGCGGATGGGGCCAACGTGTGCGCTCAACCAAAACAATGCCGCCGTACTCGTGAACAATGGTGGTGGTCTCGTCGTCAGTGACACGAATCACAGTGCCGTGTGGGTCGACGCCTTATCAGGTGCTGTCGAGGGGGTGACGATTGAAAACGCCGGACGCATCGAGTCGACGACCAACAGTGCGATTGGCATTGGCCAGCCCTCGGGTAACCCGATCCAGGTGAGGCACATCATGAACATGGGGGGGGATATCCTCGGCAATACCGACGCAATATGGATAGGCGGCAATACCGCTGTGACGGTTGGCAGCATTGAAAACGCAGGCAGGGTCGAGGGCCGGGAAGGTGCGCTGGCCATCAGCGGCAATCCGGATACACCAACCTCCATTGGTAGCATCGTCAATTATGCAGGCGGGGTGATGCAGGGAGGGGACTTTGGGGTCGGTGCCTGGGGTTACCAAGACAATCTTGTGGCAATTGGCAGTCTGGAAAATGCTGGCACCATCAAAGGGAACGACGGCATTGATCTGAGACTCGTCACGATCGGTGCAAGTATCCTCAATACCGGGCGTATCGACGCTAAAAACACGGGCTTGACATTGCGTGAGCTCACGCTGAAGGGGGACCTGACCAATCGTGGCAGTATCTCGGGAGCAGACGGTGGCATCAGTGTGAACAAGTCCATGGTTGCCGGAGCGCTGAACAATACCGGAGGTATTGAGTCAGATGATTCAGCCCTGCATGTTAAAGGCAGCACGATCGTCGCCGGTATCAACAACAGTGGCAGCATCCTGACCAAGGATGACGCCAGCGTTGTACTGCTCGACAGTACAGTGTCAGGCCTGAGCAACTCAGGAAAAATCAGTGGCCTGGCCGGCGTGGCCAGCGAGTCAGGCTCTCTTGGGTTCATCGACAACAGCGGTACCATCGAAGGTCAGTTAAATTCTGTATGGCTTGACGGCAGCGGCGCGACAGCGATCAACGCCGTGGGCGATCAAGCGCGATTTATTGGCGACGTGAAAGCGATCGACGCCAGTTTTAATGTCAAGTCAGGCTCTACCTTTCGCAATGAAGGCGCGATCCAGGTTGCCGCGTTCAACATTGAACGAGGTGCTACTTTCCTGATGGAGGAGGGACGAAGCACCACTCGCGGCAAAGACAACGGCATAGGCTTTGAAGTCGCCAACGACGGTATCACCGTTGGCAGTGGCGGTTTCAACAACCAGGGCACCCTTGCCCTCGGCGCCACCTCGTTCGGCAGCATCCTGGGCAACTACGAACAAAGCGCCGATGGCCGGCTGAAAGTGGGGGTCGCCGACGACCAGACGTTCGGCAAGTTGCTGATCGATGGCACCGCTACGCTGCCCACGAACGCCCGGATCGAGGTGGACGTCACCCGGCCTGACCACGCGTTCGGCGTCACGGGTATGCAGGACATCGTGATGGCTCGCAACCTGGTCAGCGACGGCACCTTTGCCGTCAGTGACAACTCGTTGTTGTTCAACTTTGGCGCGGTCAAGAACGGCAACAGCGTCGACCTGACACTCACTGCGGCGGCCGTCCCGGTCAAGCCTGTGGTTCCTCCAAAACCCGTTGACCCTGTGACGCCAGACAAGCCGGTTGTCCCCGTGACACCTGACAAACCTGTCGTGCCTGTGACGCCAGACAAGCCGGTTGTCCCTGTGACACCTGACAAACCTGTCGTGCCTGTGACGCCAGACAAACCCGTTATCCCTGTCACCCCGCCAAAACCGGATGACAACCTGACGGCAGAACACATCGTTCGCCAGATGGGCAACTCCCCGGCCTACGCCGCTGCCCGTGCCCTCGACCAGACGTTCGCGCAGAATCCGACTGGCGATCTGGCGGCGAATTTCGTCGGCCTGAGCACCCGGCAGCAAGTGTCCGAGGCGGTCACCCAGACCTTGCCGCTGCTCACCGGCAGCTCGATTGGCGCCACCGGCAGCACGTTGTCGGGGATCAACCGGGTGATTCAGGCGCGACAGGACAGTGGCCGGGTCGGCCTCTCATCCGGCGACGCGCCGTCGCAGGAAAACCTCTGGATCAAGACCTTTGGTTCGTGGGCTGATCAGGATGAGCGCAGCGGTGTGTCCGGGTTCGATGCCAACACCCAGGGCCTGGCGATTGGCGCTGACGCGGCAGTCTCCGAGCAGGCCCGCATGGGCGTGGCGTTTGCCTACGCGAAAACCGATGTCGACAGCCACTCGAACATCGCCCCGCAGAGCATGCAGATCGACACCTTCCAGTTGATCGGCTACGGCAGCTACACCGTCGCACCGGGCACGGAGTTGAATGTTCAGCTTGATGTCGGGCAGAACAACAACAAAGGCAAACGTCATATGTCATTTGCCGACGCCACGGCCAAGGCCGACTACACCAGTCACAACGCCCACGCGGGCGTCAGCCTGGATCACACGTTGCGACTCAACGACACCCTGACGTTCCAGCCATCGGTGCGTGCCGACTACACCTGGATCGCCGACGAGTCCTACCGTGAAAAAGGTGCCGATGCGCTGAACCTGAAAGTGGACAGCCGTGATGCCGAGGCACTGGTGCTCGGCGTTGACGGCAAGCTCGACTACAACGTAAGCGACAGCACCGTGCTCAGTGCCAGTGCGGGTGTCGGTTATGACGTGATCAACGAGCAAGCATCCATCACCTCGACTTACGCCGGGGCTCCGGGCGCGGCCTTCACCACCCAAGGCCTGGACCCAAGCCCATGGCTGGGTCGTGCTGGCCTGGGGTTGAACCACACGCTGGATAACGGCACGGAAGTGAGCCTGCGTTATGACGTGGAAACGCGCAGTGCTTTCAGCAATCAGGGCGTGTCGCTCAAGGCGCGTTGGGCGTTCTAA
- a CDS encoding PepSY-associated TM helix domain-containing protein — translation MGLRSLWLTVHRWLALSIGLLLAVIGLSGSLLELKGPILRWEVGSQALELKAGQRQAPMLDSAAWLDAAGEAYPHWQKRLGAAAPRQGFLQSDNAIVFGTLKDRPGTGIAMIDPYNGEPRGFFVFEDLWLAKLVALHRALLLPPPWGTTLLFFCGWVLLGSVGSGLYLWWPGQRSWWKAASVRRGSQGLQRIREWHNLAAAWLCVPLIAIAASGAWLARPDWFAWTGANPLVLKPTFSALHGHLLLGLPGEVLAFTCGLSLPLLYITGLLLWWRKRARRQAHSLVQGIAP, via the coding sequence ATGGGTTTGCGCTCACTGTGGCTGACCGTGCACCGCTGGCTGGCGCTGAGCATCGGCCTGCTGTTGGCGGTGATCGGCCTCAGTGGCTCGCTGCTGGAACTCAAAGGGCCGATCCTGCGCTGGGAAGTCGGCAGCCAGGCGCTGGAGCTCAAGGCCGGCCAACGGCAAGCACCGATGCTCGACAGCGCGGCGTGGCTCGACGCTGCCGGCGAGGCCTACCCGCACTGGCAAAAACGCCTGGGCGCTGCGGCACCGCGCCAAGGGTTTCTGCAGTCGGACAACGCCATTGTCTTCGGCACCTTGAAGGACCGCCCCGGCACCGGGATCGCGATGATTGATCCGTACAACGGCGAGCCGCGCGGCTTCTTCGTATTCGAGGACTTGTGGCTGGCGAAACTCGTGGCGCTGCACCGCGCCTTGCTGCTGCCGCCACCGTGGGGGACGACGCTGCTGTTTTTCTGCGGCTGGGTCCTGCTGGGCTCCGTCGGCAGCGGGCTGTATCTCTGGTGGCCGGGCCAACGCAGCTGGTGGAAAGCCGCCAGCGTGCGCCGTGGCAGCCAGGGCCTGCAGCGGATTCGCGAATGGCACAACCTCGCGGCCGCCTGGCTCTGCGTGCCGCTGATCGCGATCGCGGCCAGCGGCGCATGGCTGGCCCGACCCGACTGGTTCGCCTGGACCGGTGCCAATCCTCTCGTGCTCAAACCAACCTTCTCGGCGCTGCACGGCCATCTGCTGCTGGGCCTGCCCGGCGAAGTCCTGGCCTTCACTTGCGGGCTGTCATTGCCGCTGCTGTACATCACCGGCCTGTTGCTGTGGTGGCGCAAACGCGCCCGACGCCAGGCCCATTCACTCGTTCAAGGAATCGCCCCATGA